In Harmonia axyridis chromosome 6, icHarAxyr1.1, whole genome shotgun sequence, a single window of DNA contains:
- the LOC123682467 gene encoding uncharacterized protein LOC123682467: MPTAWIRLDNRRNVVFGRALLDSGCQHTLITREWASKLRLFIHPETIQLRTLSNADQFRIQGYAYVTLYHQGDPPNLIIKAYVIDSQIDPLPVKAFNGRWPEFQKLSLADPLFFLPRAIGMLIGSDVLPHLVLPGTLCPSSELPGALSTTLGWVLYGPYARHRRKTKHVSFSPATVHGRIRPSHHQASSQNTFPSFSAGSSSAVFSPSPSQPKVLLSEAACHVPPDKTDSSDASAHISSTQVISPPSSDVISSPVITDTLSSPPHSDQELVNIVRRFWELDKVPDVLPLTPAEKECEVLYRAEVTRDSTGRYTVGLPLSSYRLGTSVNVATRQFLRLEHRLENNPDLRVAYHEFMRDYLTSGHMELVPESFDHPRYEPYYIPHHPVHRPDDPATKIRVVFNASCASANGKSLNDLLLTGPKLQADISTLLLRFRLHQFVFTADIRQMYRQILIRPEQRDYQRIVWRFSKREPLQYYRLNTVTYGVSSAPYLALRTLRQLASDDGPKFPAARQVLLDEIYVDDILTGCSSEAEGLELRQQVQDLLMAGGFELRKWATNHLPLLDGIPSDHRRESSSIDPLLLDREPSLKILGLGWNPASDHFFYSVRLNSTTVTKRNVLSQMARIFDPLGWLTPVTFYAKIFFRQLCLLHLEWDQPLSNEIQNRWLQFQSQLPTLTELHIPRFLPAVSSSAHLFIGFCDASESGYAAVVYLSTPTSSGRFHVSLLAAKCKISPCKAMSLPRLELCGAHLLAKLMHHLSTRVLQNLSADYIAFCDSSVALSWIRGESHRWKTFVGNRVAEIQDLIPSNCWRHVISEDNPADCASRGLMPSDIHHHPLWWRGPPWLSLDPSSWPLSSVDSSQTEQVDDEAKPISSLMLAAISNEPTFIERFSSYLRLKRVTAFCRRFMVNARRPSFPRSGFLSSIELQEAEICLIRLVQSLHFAEELAELKKPSSRHRLVMKLHLFLDNHELIRVGGRLSASLLPYKHKHPVLLPKNHHLTHLIIDDAHYRLLHAGALATHSFIRRRFWILDGRNVVRNRL, encoded by the coding sequence ATGCCTACCGCTTGGATACGTCTTGATAACCGGCGGAATGTCGTGTTCGGCCGTGCTCTCCTGGATTCCGGCTGCCAGCACACCCTCATCACCCGTGAGTGGGCCTCCAAGCTTCGTCTATTCATCCACCCTGAAACCATCCAACTTCGCACCTTGAGTAACGCGGATCAGTTTCGCATTCAGGGGTACGCATACGTCACTCTCTATCACCAAGGGGATCCTCCCAATCTTATCATCAAAGCTTACGTTATTGACAGCCAAATAGATCCCCTTCCTGTCAAAGCATTCAACGGCCGGTGGCCTGAGTTTCAGAAACTCAGCCTGGCTGATCCACTCTTTTTTCTTCCTCGTGCCATCGGAATGTTGATCGGCTCGGATGTGCTTCCTCATCTAGTTCTTCCTGGCACGTTGTGCCCATCGTCTGAGCTTCCAGGTGCATTATCTACCACCTTAGGTTGGGTACTTTATGGGCCGTATGCTCGCCATCGAAGGAAGACAAAACACGTGTCCTTTTCACCGGCCACTGTTCATGGTCGCATTCGACCTTCTCATCATCAGGCCTCTAGTCAAAACACTTTTCCTTCATTTTCAGCAGGGTCATCATCTGCTGTGTTTTCTCCATCCCCTTCTCAGCCGAAAGTCCTTCTATCAGAGGCCGCCTGTCATGTTCCTCCGGACAAGACTGATTCTTCTGATGCTTCTGCCCATATCTCATCAACTCAGGTGATAAGTCCTCCTTCATCTGATGTGATAAGTTCTCCTGTCATCACGGATACTCTGAGCTCCCCGCCTCATTCAGATCAGGAACTTGTCAACATCGTTCGGCGTTTTTGGGAACTCGATAAAGTACCTGACGTGCTTCCTTTGACCCCTGCTGAGAAGGAGTGTGAAGTTCTGTATCGCGCTGAAGTCACTCGTGACTCCACTGGCAGATACACTGTCGGTCTGCCCTTGTCATCTTATCGTCTGGGTACCTCTGTCAATGTGGCGACTAGGCAGTTTCTTCGGTTAGAACATCGTCTGGAAAATAACCCTGATCTTCGTGTCGCCTATCATGAGTTTATGCGAGATTATCTCACGAGTGGTCACATGGAATTGGTTCCTGAATCATTTGACCATCCTCGATATGAACCTTATTATATTCCTCATCATCCTGTACACCGTCCAGATGATCCTGCCACTAAAATTCGAGTTGTCTTCAACGCCTCTTGCGCATCTGCTAATGGGAAATCCCTCAACGATCTTCTGCTTACCGGCCCGAAGTTGCAAGCGGACATTTCCACTCTTCTGCTTCGTTTTCGTCTACATCAATTTGTTTTTACTGCTGATATTAGACAGATGTATCGACAGATCCTGATACGCCCTGAGCAGAGGGATTATCAACGCATCGTCTGGCGTTTCTCTAAACGGGAACCTCTCCAATATTATCGCCTTAACACCGTCACTTATGGAGTTTCTTCAGCTCCCTATTTGGCACTTAGGACCCTCCGACAGCTAGCTTCGGACGACGGACCCAAGTTTCCTGCTGCTAGGCAGGTTTTGCTAGATGAAATTTATGTCGATGACATCTTAACAGGTTGTTCGTCCGAGGCTGAAGGTCTTGAGTTACGTCAACAAGTTCAGGATCTGCTCATGGCGGGCGGTTTTGAGCTACGCAAATGGGCTACTAATCATCTTCCTCTTCTGGACGGTATCCCATCTGATCATCGTAGGGAATCCTCCTCTATTGACCCCCTTCTTCTTGACCGTGAACCAAGCCTCAAAATTCTGGGACTTGGATGGAATCCTGCATCTGATCACTTCTTTTATTCCGTCCGTTTAAACTCAACGACAGTCACCAAACGGAATGTGCTGAGTCAGATGGCTAGAATCTTCGATCCTTTGGGATGGCTAACTCCAGTCACTTTCTATGCCAAAATCTTCTTTCGTCAGCTCTGTCTACTTCATCTAGAATGGGATCAACCTCTCTCGAATGAGATTCAAAACCGGTGGTTGCAGTTTCAATCTCAGCTTCCCACTTTGACAGAGCTTCACATACCACGATTTCTCCCTGCCGTTTCTTCTTCTGCTCATCTCTTCATCGGCTTCTGTGATGCTTCTGAATCCGGCTATGCTGCAGTCGTTTACCTAAGCACTCCTACATCGTCCGGTCGATTCCACGTGTCTCTTCTAGCGGCCAAATGCAAAATTTCTCCTTGTAAGGCAATGTCCCTGCCTCGTCTAGAACTCTGCGGTGCccatcttctcgcaaaactcatGCATCATTTGTCTACCCGCGTTTTACAGAATCTGAGTGCTGACTATATTGCATTTTGCGATTCTTCCGTTGCCTTGTCGTGGATCCGTGGTGAGAGTCACAGGTGGAAGACATTTGTTGGCAATCGAGTCGCTGAGATACAGGATTTGATTCCTTCTAATTGCTGGAGGCATGTGATATCTGAAGACAATCCAGCTGATTGCGCCTCTCGAGGATTGATGCCCTCAGATATTCATCACCACCCATTGTGGTGGCGAGGTCCTCCTTGGTTGTCTCTCGACCCATCCTCGTGGCCTCTTTCCTCTGTCGATTCATCTCAAACGGAACAGGTGGACGACGAAGCAAAGCCGATCTCCTCCTTAATGTTAGCGGCCATTTCCAATGAACCCACCTTCATAGAACGTTTCTCTTCGTATCTTCGTCTCAAGCGCGTAACTGCCTTTTGTCGACGTTTCATGGTAAATGCCCGTCGTCCATCTTTCCCTCGCTCAGGTTTCCTCTCCTCTATTGAGCTTCAAGAAGCTGAAATTTGTTTGATACGTCTAGTTCAGTCTCTGCATTTCGCTGAGGAGCTAGCTGAACTTAAAAAACCTTCTTCTCGTCATCGGCTTGTCATGAAACTCCATCTCTTTCTCGACAATCATGAACTTATACGTGTCGGTGGTCGCCTTTCAGCCTCCTTACTACCTTATAAACACAAACATCCTGTTCTCCTACCCAAAAATCATCATCTCACGCATCTGATCATTGATGATGCCCATTATCGTCTACTTCACGCCGGTGCTTTAGCTACGCATTCGTTCATTCGTCGACGGTTCTGGATCTTGGATGGCCGCAACGTAGTTCGTAACCGTCTATGA